The genomic DNA ATCCTCCGTCCAGCAGCAGCTCCAGAACGTCAGCCGGGTGGTCAGCGATGTGCAGGGCAGCCTCGGCAAGCTAGGCGAGGCGAACCAGCGCATCTTCGAGGTCGGGCGCAGCATCTCGGGGCTAGAGCAGATCCTCAAGTCGCCCAAGGTCAGAGGTGGGCTGGGCGAGACCTTTCTCGAGAACCTGCTCTCCCAGATGCTCCCCCAGGGGCACTATGGGCTCCAGCACCGCTTCACCACGGGCGATCGCGTGGACGCCGTCATCCACATCGGCGACCGGCTCGTGCCCGTCGACGCCAAGTTCCCCCTGGAAAACTTCCAGCGCATCCTGGAGGAGACCGACGAGACGGCACGGCGCCAGTGGCGACGGGCCTTCGTCCGTGACGTCAAGGCACGCGTGGACGAGATCGCCAAGAAGTATATCCTGCCCGACGAGGGCACCTACGACTTCGCCCTCATGTACATTCCCGCCGAGAACGTCTACTTCGAGGCCATCCTGAGGGACGAGGCGATCGACGAGGACGCGCCCTCCGTCTACGCCACCTCCAAGCGCGTGATCCCCGTGTCGCCCAATAGCCTCTACGCCTACCTGCGCGTGATCGTCCTCGGCCTGAAGGGGCTGCAGATCGAGCGGAGCGCGCAGGAGATCCAGGCGCGGCTCGCGCGCCTGACGGGGGACCTCGACAA from Candidatus Methylomirabilota bacterium includes the following:
- a CDS encoding DNA recombination protein RmuC encodes the protein MPPAVMPGWGVGLLVALVLLVGAIAWALFRVAGRLGEIEAGRGQPDQALLLLQREIEASRSESQKGLADTISSVRQELAQFAGQMTAQVGQVGSSVQQQLQNVSRVVSDVQGSLGKLGEANQRIFEVGRSISGLEQILKSPKVRGGLGETFLENLLSQMLPQGHYGLQHRFTTGDRVDAVIHIGDRLVPVDAKFPLENFQRILEETDETARRQWRRAFVRDVKARVDEIAKKYILPDEGTYDFALMYIPAENVYFEAILRDEAIDEDAPSVYATSKRVIPVSPNSLYAYLRVIVLGLKGLQIERSAQEIQARLARLTGDLDKFREAFDVVGRHLTNARNKYDEAAGALNRVEAKLEGIEKRGDQVALPGIDP